The Bradyrhizobium sp. WBAH42 genome includes a window with the following:
- the mraY gene encoding phospho-N-acetylmuramoyl-pentapeptide-transferase, which translates to MFYWLIELSNTFPGFGAFRTVLNVFRYITFRTGGAIVTGALFVFLFGPWIIDHLRIRQGKGQPIRTDGPQSHLAKKGTPTMGGLMILSGLTVGTVLWANPLNPYVWIVLAVTLGFGFVGFYDDYLKVTKQTTTGFGSKLRLLIEAVIALVACYALVRLNRDPASTALTIPFLKDTVLHFGWFFVVFGAFVIVGSGNAVNLTDGLDGLAIVPVMIATASFAMIAYLTGNLVFADYLQIKYVAGTGELAVLCGALLGAGLGFLWFNAPPASIFMGDTGSLALGGMLGAIAVAVKHEIVLAVIGGLFVLEAVSVIVQVVSFKLTGKRVFRMAPIHHHFEQKGWTEPQIVIRFWIISVMLALAGLSTLKLR; encoded by the coding sequence ATGTTTTACTGGCTGATCGAGCTTTCCAACACATTTCCGGGCTTCGGTGCCTTTCGCACCGTCCTGAACGTCTTCCGCTACATCACCTTCCGCACCGGCGGCGCCATCGTGACCGGCGCGCTGTTCGTGTTCCTGTTCGGGCCCTGGATCATCGATCATTTGCGCATCCGTCAGGGCAAGGGCCAGCCGATCCGCACCGACGGTCCGCAATCGCATCTCGCCAAGAAGGGCACGCCCACCATGGGCGGACTGATGATCCTGTCCGGGCTCACGGTCGGCACCGTGCTGTGGGCCAATCCGCTCAACCCCTATGTCTGGATCGTGCTGGCGGTGACGCTCGGCTTCGGCTTCGTCGGCTTCTATGACGATTACCTCAAGGTGACCAAGCAGACCACGACGGGGTTCGGCAGCAAGCTGCGCCTCTTGATCGAAGCCGTCATAGCGCTGGTCGCCTGCTACGCGCTGGTGCGGCTGAACCGCGACCCCGCCTCGACCGCGCTGACGATTCCCTTCCTGAAGGATACCGTGCTGCATTTCGGCTGGTTCTTCGTCGTCTTCGGCGCCTTCGTCATCGTCGGCTCCGGCAATGCGGTGAACCTCACCGACGGTCTCGACGGCCTCGCCATCGTGCCCGTGATGATTGCGACCGCGAGCTTTGCGATGATCGCCTATCTCACCGGCAACTTGGTGTTCGCCGACTACCTCCAGATCAAATATGTCGCCGGCACCGGCGAGCTCGCGGTGCTCTGCGGCGCGTTGCTCGGCGCCGGTCTCGGCTTCCTCTGGTTCAACGCCCCGCCTGCCTCGATCTTCATGGGCGACACCGGCTCGCTTGCGCTCGGCGGCATGCTCGGCGCGATCGCGGTCGCGGTGAAGCACGAGATCGTGCTCGCCGTGATCGGCGGATTGTTCGTGCTCGAGGCGGTTTCGGTCATCGTGCAGGTGGTGTCCTTCAAGCTCACGGGCAAGCGCGTGTTCAGGATGGCGCCGATCCACCATCACTTCGAGCAGAAGGGCTGGACCGAGCCGCAGATCGTGATCCGCTTCTGGATCATCTCGGTGATGCTGGCGCTCGCCGGCCTTTCGACGCTGAAGCTGCGGTGA
- the murD gene encoding UDP-N-acetylmuramoyl-L-alanine--D-glutamate ligase, with amino-acid sequence MIPVTSFAGKTVAVFGLGGSGLASCHALKAGGAEVVAADDNAENVAKAAQAGFITADLRNVSWAKFASLVLAPGVPLTHPVPHWSVLKAREAGVEVIGDIELFCRERRRHAPDAPFVAITGTNGKSTTTALIAHLTKVAGYDTQMGGNIGTAILSLEPPRMGRVHVIEMSSYQIDLTPSLDPSVGILLNVSEDHIDRHGTIEHYAAVKERLVAGVQGGGTSIVGVDDGYCRDIADRLDRAGKNVVRISVKNPLASGIYVEHGTIVRASGGARSEVAALGGIGSLRGQHNAQNAACAAAAALAMGISQDVLQNGLRSFPGLAHRMEQVGRRGNVLFVNDSKGTNADATAHALSSFADIFWIAGGKPKAGGITSLTGFFPRIRKAYLIGEAAQEFSGTLGSVAHEISQTLDVAVEHAARDAEASGLTDAVVLLSPACASFDQYRNFEIRGTKFRELVQALPGVKPVV; translated from the coding sequence ATGATCCCCGTCACGTCCTTCGCCGGCAAGACGGTCGCGGTGTTCGGCCTCGGCGGCTCGGGGCTCGCCTCCTGCCATGCGTTGAAAGCCGGCGGTGCCGAGGTGGTCGCCGCCGACGACAACGCCGAGAACGTCGCCAAGGCCGCGCAGGCCGGCTTCATCACCGCGGACTTGCGCAACGTCTCCTGGGCCAAGTTCGCAAGCCTCGTGCTCGCGCCCGGCGTGCCGCTCACCCATCCTGTGCCGCACTGGAGCGTCTTGAAGGCGCGCGAGGCCGGCGTCGAGGTGATCGGCGACATCGAGCTGTTCTGCCGCGAGCGGCGCCGCCACGCACCCGATGCGCCGTTCGTCGCCATCACCGGCACCAACGGCAAGTCGACCACGACGGCGCTGATTGCGCATCTGACCAAGGTCGCCGGTTACGACACCCAGATGGGCGGCAATATCGGCACCGCGATCCTGTCGCTGGAGCCGCCGCGCATGGGCCGCGTCCACGTCATCGAGATGTCGTCCTACCAGATCGACCTCACGCCCTCGCTCGATCCCTCCGTCGGCATCCTGCTCAATGTCAGCGAGGACCATATCGACCGGCACGGCACGATCGAGCATTACGCCGCGGTGAAGGAACGCCTCGTTGCCGGCGTGCAGGGCGGCGGCACCTCGATCGTCGGCGTCGATGACGGCTATTGCCGCGATATCGCCGACCGGCTCGATCGCGCGGGCAAGAACGTGGTGCGCATCTCCGTCAAGAACCCGCTCGCGTCAGGCATTTACGTCGAGCACGGCACCATCGTTCGCGCCTCGGGCGGCGCCCGCAGCGAAGTCGCCGCGCTCGGCGGCATCGGCTCGCTGCGCGGCCAGCACAACGCGCAGAACGCGGCCTGCGCGGCCGCCGCCGCGCTCGCCATGGGCATCAGCCAGGACGTGCTACAGAACGGCCTGCGCAGTTTTCCGGGCCTCGCGCATCGCATGGAGCAGGTCGGCCGCCGCGGCAACGTGCTGTTCGTCAACGATTCCAAGGGCACCAATGCGGATGCCACGGCGCATGCGCTGTCGTCGTTTGCCGACATCTTCTGGATCGCCGGCGGCAAGCCAAAGGCGGGCGGCATTACTAGCCTGACCGGTTTCTTCCCGCGGATTCGAAAAGCCTATCTGATCGGCGAAGCCGCGCAGGAATTTTCCGGAACGCTCGGCTCGGTCGCGCACGAGATCAGCCAGACCCTGGACGTCGCGGTCGAGCACGCCGCGCGGGATGCGGAAGCGTCGGGCCTCACTGATGCCGTCGTGCTGCTGTCGCCCGCCTGCGCCTCGTTCGACCAGTACCGCAATTTCGAGATCCGCGGCACCAAGTTCCGCGAGCTGGTGCAGGCGCTGCCGGGTGTGAAGCCGGTGGTGTAG